The Flavobacterium faecale genome has a segment encoding these proteins:
- a CDS encoding replication-associated recombination protein A — protein MEAPLAERIRPQSLEDYISQSHLVGPNGSLTQQIARGIIPSLLLWGPPGTGKTTLAQIIAQESKRPFFVLSAINSGVKDIREVIDKAKQSGGLFTAKNPILFIDEIHRFSKSQQDSLLAAVEKGWITLIGATTENPSFEVIPALLSRCQVYILNSFTKDDLLSLLHRALKTDPYLQTKKIELDETEALMRLSGGDGRKLLNIFELVVNASAGDEIKITNSLVLQLVQQNTVLYDKSGEQHYDIVSAFIKSIRGSDPNGAVYWLARMIEGGEDVKFIARRMLIAASEDIGNANPTALIMANNTFQAVTTIGYPESRIILSQCAVYLATSPKSNSSYMAINNAQQLVKQTGDLSVPIHLRNAPTKLMKELGYGDEYKYSHDYANNFETQEYLPKELSKTVLYNPGQNSRENTTREFLKNRWKDKYGY, from the coding sequence ATGGAAGCACCTTTAGCAGAACGCATACGCCCACAATCGTTGGAAGACTACATAAGCCAATCGCACTTGGTAGGCCCAAACGGCTCGCTAACACAGCAAATTGCAAGAGGAATCATCCCTTCGCTCCTACTATGGGGACCTCCTGGCACAGGAAAAACGACTTTGGCACAAATCATTGCACAAGAGTCGAAACGACCTTTTTTTGTACTTAGCGCCATTAATTCGGGTGTGAAAGACATCAGGGAAGTGATTGACAAAGCGAAACAAAGTGGTGGCTTGTTTACAGCCAAAAACCCGATTTTGTTTATTGATGAGATTCACCGTTTTAGCAAATCACAGCAAGATTCCTTGTTGGCCGCTGTAGAGAAAGGTTGGATTACTTTGATTGGTGCCACGACCGAAAACCCGAGTTTTGAGGTGATTCCCGCTTTGCTGTCTCGCTGTCAAGTCTATATATTAAACTCGTTTACAAAGGATGATTTATTGTCATTATTGCATCGAGCACTGAAAACAGACCCTTATTTACAGACTAAAAAAATAGAATTAGATGAAACAGAGGCGCTAATGCGACTTTCGGGTGGTGATGGACGTAAGTTATTGAATATCTTTGAATTGGTCGTAAACGCCTCTGCTGGAGACGAAATAAAAATCACGAATAGTTTGGTTTTGCAATTGGTACAACAAAATACGGTTTTGTATGACAAAAGTGGTGAACAGCATTATGACATCGTTTCGGCTTTTATAAAATCAATACGCGGTAGTGATCCAAACGGAGCTGTCTATTGGCTGGCTCGAATGATAGAAGGTGGTGAAGATGTGAAATTTATTGCTCGCAGAATGCTAATTGCTGCCAGTGAAGATATTGGTAACGCAAATCCAACGGCCTTGATTATGGCTAACAATACGTTTCAGGCGGTGACCACTATTGGCTATCCTGAAAGTAGAATAATATTGAGTCAGTGTGCGGTTTATTTGGCTACTTCGCCCAAAAGTAACAGTAGTTATATGGCGATAAATAATGCACAACAACTAGTAAAACAAACAGGAGATTTGTCGGTACCTATCCATTTAAGGAATGCACCAACGAAATTAATGAAGGAATTGGGGTATGGTGATGAGTACAAATACTCACATGATTATGCAAACAATTTTGAAACCCAAGAATATTTGCCTAAAGAATTATCTAAAACGGTATTGTATAATCCAGGGCAAAATTCTCGAGAAAATACAACTCGAGAATTTTTGAAAAACCGCTGGAAAGATAAATATGGGTATTAA
- a CDS encoding rhomboid family intramembrane serine protease, whose translation MTHDFKYTNSVWALPLFFVLSLWIVYWLQIRFDFDFFIHGIYPRTFLGLQGVVFSPFIHSDLSHLYNNSLPLFVLLAALQFFYAKEAASVMVFGILFSGLGTWLIGRSSFHIGASGLIYVLFSFIFFKGIISKYYRLVALSLTVIVVYGGMVWYVFPKGDEVVSWEGHLAGFITGLVLAFAKKTPDYQKPIKYDWERPEYDPSDDKFMQRFDENGNFVKLPEPEPEPEPYFYSDWNINYEITENKKNESEPEL comes from the coding sequence ATGACTCACGATTTTAAATATACTAATAGCGTTTGGGCGTTACCACTTTTTTTTGTGCTTTCGCTCTGGATTGTCTATTGGCTTCAAATACGCTTTGACTTTGATTTTTTTATTCACGGAATATATCCACGCACTTTTTTAGGGTTGCAAGGCGTTGTTTTTAGTCCCTTTATTCATTCCGATCTAAGTCATTTGTATAATAATTCGTTACCACTTTTTGTATTACTAGCAGCTTTGCAGTTTTTTTATGCCAAAGAAGCAGCGTCGGTCATGGTATTCGGAATCCTATTTTCAGGCTTGGGCACATGGTTAATTGGGCGTTCAAGTTTCCATATTGGAGCCAGCGGATTGATTTATGTCCTTTTCAGTTTTATATTTTTTAAGGGGATTATCAGTAAATACTACCGATTGGTTGCCTTGTCACTAACGGTCATCGTAGTGTATGGCGGAATGGTGTGGTATGTTTTTCCAAAGGGAGACGAAGTAGTTTCATGGGAAGGTCATCTCGCTGGATTTATAACGGGGCTCGTACTAGCTTTTGCTAAGAAAACACCAGACTACCAAAAACCTATAAAATATGATTGGGAGCGTCCAGAATATGATCCTAGCGACGATAAATTTATGCAACGCTTCGATGAAAACGGAAATTTTGTTAAGCTCCCGGAACCTGAGCCTGAGCCCGAACCTTACTTTTATTCTGATTGGAATATTAATTACGAGATTACCGAAAACAAAAAAAACGAATCAGAGCCTGAGCTCTAA
- a CDS encoding RagB/SusD family nutrient uptake outer membrane protein has protein sequence MKNIIKTIILTAVVLGMNSCSESNLLELSPINNISEADAFTSPSLIAASMNGVYNAAAVGQYTSTSTNGGRGYLWGAAFVEQGDCRGEDVVNTGTFYQLTYTATYDATTANNVYYWIDGYRLINRCNLMIEGVNTAVAQGIITSAVGNDYIGQAKFLRAITHFELLNFFARCYNFTPTASHLGIPYREVGINTQAEIDSEVLKPRNTVEECYTKILADLTAAENQITTTGIAKASKGAAIAFKTRVYLHKREWSNVITEGNKLKTLYSLTANPGDVFVLANNFNNTESIFSTQHTSTINPTTNGALASMYGGRRLVAISPIIWRNTSWLSDDKRRNSTALTGMVQNVSGRMYTNKYKDITTYTDGAPVIRYAEVVLNMAEASARLTTPDLGTALTLLNSVRNRSLATPATQAYTAATLSTPTAMINAILTERRIEFLMEGRRWSDIQRLEKDNLAPIAGIPAKYANVLPPAADYTLGTAYTGALTVLAIPAADTRFLWPIPQVENNTNPTLAAQQNPGW, from the coding sequence ATGAAAAATATAATTAAAACCATAATACTCACAGCAGTAGTTTTAGGAATGAATTCCTGCTCAGAGTCTAATTTATTAGAGCTTAGCCCAATAAATAATATATCTGAAGCTGATGCTTTCACATCTCCTTCTTTGATTGCTGCTTCCATGAACGGTGTATACAATGCCGCTGCGGTAGGACAGTACACTAGTACAAGTACAAATGGAGGTCGAGGGTATTTATGGGGAGCTGCTTTTGTAGAGCAAGGAGATTGTAGAGGTGAAGATGTAGTAAATACTGGGACCTTTTACCAGTTAACATACACTGCGACTTATGATGCAACAACAGCAAACAACGTGTATTATTGGATCGATGGATACCGTTTAATAAACCGTTGTAATTTAATGATCGAAGGAGTTAACACTGCTGTAGCTCAAGGTATAATCACTAGCGCAGTAGGTAATGACTATATTGGTCAAGCAAAATTTTTACGTGCAATTACACACTTTGAGCTTTTAAATTTCTTTGCAAGATGTTATAATTTCACACCTACAGCAAGCCATTTAGGAATTCCTTATAGAGAGGTAGGGATAAACACTCAAGCTGAAATTGACTCTGAAGTTTTGAAACCAAGAAATACTGTTGAAGAATGTTACACTAAAATTCTAGCTGATTTAACAGCTGCTGAAAACCAAATCACAACTACAGGTATAGCAAAAGCATCAAAAGGTGCTGCTATCGCATTTAAAACTAGAGTTTATTTGCACAAAAGAGAATGGTCAAATGTTATTACAGAGGGGAACAAGTTAAAAACTTTGTATTCATTGACAGCAAATCCTGGAGACGTATTTGTATTGGCCAATAATTTCAACAATACAGAATCTATTTTTTCTACTCAACACACAAGTACAATTAACCCTACCACAAATGGAGCATTAGCTTCAATGTATGGTGGACGTAGATTGGTAGCTATTAGCCCAATTATTTGGAGAAATACAAGTTGGTTAAGTGACGATAAAAGAAGAAACTCTACTGCATTAACCGGAATGGTACAAAACGTATCAGGACGTATGTATACTAACAAATATAAAGACATCACAACATATACGGATGGTGCCCCAGTGATTCGTTATGCAGAGGTGGTATTAAACATGGCAGAAGCAAGTGCTCGTTTAACAACTCCTGATTTAGGAACAGCATTGACTTTGTTAAATTCAGTTAGAAACAGATCGCTCGCTACACCAGCAACGCAAGCTTACACTGCTGCCACATTAAGCACACCAACCGCAATGATTAATGCTATTTTGACAGAAAGAAGAATTGAGTTTTTGATGGAAGGAAGAAGATGGTCTGACATTCAACGTTTAGAGAAAGACAATTTAGCTCCAATCGCAGGAATCCCTGCAAAATATGCTAACGTACTTCCACCAGCTGCTGATTATACACTTGGGACTGCTTACACAGGAGCTCTTACTGTCTTAGCAATACCTGCAGCTGACACAAGATTCTTATGGCCTATACCACAAGTAGAGAATAACACTAACCCTACTTTGGCAGCACAGCAGAATCCAGGTTGGTAA